In Desulforegulaceae bacterium, the following are encoded in one genomic region:
- the hpt gene encoding hypoxanthine phosphoribosyltransferase has protein sequence MPELVLVLSEKEIEKKVSLVAKKISKDYLNKDLVLIGILKGSFIFMADLVRKLSIPCEIDFIGASSYGSDDKSSGEIKITKDINLNIKGKHVLLVEDLIDTGLTLGYLKKHLKDSGAAEIKVCALLDKYERRELSVEVDYSCHRIEEGFIVGYGIDYAEKYRNLPAIYHIKT, from the coding sequence ATGCCTGAACTGGTTCTCGTTTTAAGCGAAAAAGAAATTGAAAAAAAAGTTTCTTTAGTGGCTAAAAAAATTTCAAAAGACTATTTAAATAAAGATCTTGTATTAATAGGAATTTTAAAAGGCTCTTTTATATTCATGGCTGATCTTGTTAGAAAACTATCCATTCCCTGCGAAATTGATTTTATAGGAGCATCAAGCTATGGATCTGACGACAAATCTTCAGGGGAAATCAAAATTACTAAAGATATCAATCTCAATATTAAAGGTAAACATGTTCTTCTTGTTGAAGACTTAATAGATACAGGACTTACACTGGGGTATCTCAAAAAACATCTCAAAGATTCAGGAGCTGCAGAAATAAAAGTATGTGCTCTCCTGGACAAATATGAGAGAAGAGAATTATCTGTTGAAGTTGATTATTCATGTCACAGAATAGAGGAAGGTTTCATTGTAGGCTATGGAATAGATTATGC